One genomic region from Robbsia betulipollinis encodes:
- the mnmC gene encoding bifunctional tRNA (5-methylaminomethyl-2-thiouridine)(34)-methyltransferase MnmD/FAD-dependent 5-carboxymethylaminomethyl-2-thiouridine(34) oxidoreductase MnmC, with protein sequence MIEPLSPPDWVFREDGTPFSPRYDDIYHSASGALGQARHVFLDGNGLPGRWSGRPLFTIVEAGFGQGLNFLATWLAWRSDPHAPARLHFVSLEKHRFPVEDLRALLARHVAYETESSIHRPAHAAGTPGMLEQMVTALCRAWPPPTTGLHRLEFDAGRVVLTLGLGDAPALAAKLRLRADAFFLDGFSPSKNPRMWDPTFFGALARLADEQATLSTYTSAGEVRRNLIAAGFAMRRAPAYGSKREMLVGHFAPRWRVRRHPPPRRAEAARREAIVIGAGMAGCALAERLAARGWHVNLIDQGAGPATAASGNPAGVFHPMITRDEGLAARLSRAGFLYALSYWRALEAAGHPLRWSAQGLFQKSAESDDDARGDTKRGGNGSQDAHPLNDGSAIDQTAPGLPSSIARPVPAGDASALTGVAGDDAGWLFAQGGWIDPVSLCHAQLAAAGARLHTYFSQRVERLEAAQEPAGGWHAIDATGRRIASGAVVILANAHDASRLARLQHAPTESVRGQLTLLPGSLFPTLTIPLIGGAYLTPTADGALTGASYGIGDTRTALDPDEHLENLQRLAALLRTSPVPSGSPASRIAEASAYSPTTPEPPGSATDASASTPFGLDPARMAGRVAFRCVTGDRLPMIGPLGDEETAQARAHALTGAQPLDLPRASGLYGAFGYGSRGLLWSAIGAELIASQIEGEPPPLESDLIDAIDPARFLMRNLRRGKLF encoded by the coding sequence ATGATAGAGCCGCTTTCCCCACCCGACTGGGTATTTCGCGAGGATGGCACACCGTTCTCGCCACGTTACGACGACATCTACCATAGCGCATCCGGCGCGTTGGGGCAGGCCCGTCATGTCTTCCTGGACGGGAACGGACTGCCCGGGCGCTGGTCCGGGCGGCCGCTTTTCACCATCGTCGAGGCCGGTTTCGGGCAAGGTCTGAATTTTCTGGCGACCTGGCTGGCCTGGCGAAGCGATCCGCACGCCCCGGCACGGCTGCACTTCGTCTCGCTCGAAAAACATCGCTTCCCGGTCGAGGACCTGCGCGCGTTGCTGGCCCGGCATGTGGCATACGAGACCGAATCTTCCATTCATCGTCCTGCGCACGCTGCCGGTACGCCGGGCATGCTGGAGCAGATGGTGACGGCGCTGTGCCGCGCTTGGCCGCCGCCGACGACGGGTTTGCATCGGCTCGAATTCGACGCGGGAAGGGTGGTGCTCACCCTGGGCCTCGGCGACGCACCCGCACTGGCGGCCAAACTGCGCCTGCGTGCGGACGCTTTCTTCCTGGACGGGTTCTCCCCCTCGAAGAACCCCCGAATGTGGGATCCGACTTTTTTCGGAGCGCTGGCGCGCCTTGCCGACGAACAGGCGACGCTTTCCACCTATACCAGCGCCGGCGAGGTGCGCCGCAATCTGATTGCCGCGGGATTCGCCATGCGGCGCGCGCCGGCCTATGGTTCGAAACGGGAAATGCTGGTCGGCCATTTCGCCCCACGGTGGCGGGTCCGCCGCCATCCACCGCCACGCCGCGCCGAGGCAGCGCGGCGCGAGGCCATCGTCATCGGCGCGGGAATGGCCGGCTGTGCGCTTGCCGAACGGCTCGCGGCACGCGGCTGGCATGTCAATCTGATCGATCAGGGCGCGGGTCCGGCCACCGCGGCGTCAGGCAATCCGGCAGGCGTCTTCCACCCCATGATCACGCGCGACGAAGGTCTTGCCGCGCGTCTGAGCCGCGCCGGTTTCCTCTATGCACTGAGTTACTGGCGGGCGCTGGAAGCGGCGGGCCATCCGCTACGCTGGTCGGCGCAAGGGCTTTTTCAGAAAAGCGCGGAATCCGATGACGACGCGCGCGGCGACACGAAGCGAGGCGGCAACGGCAGCCAGGACGCTCACCCCCTGAATGACGGAAGTGCCATCGACCAAACGGCACCCGGTCTGCCGTCTTCCATCGCGCGGCCCGTTCCGGCTGGCGACGCGTCCGCGCTAACCGGCGTCGCCGGCGACGATGCAGGCTGGCTTTTCGCGCAAGGCGGCTGGATCGATCCGGTTTCCCTGTGCCACGCGCAATTGGCCGCCGCCGGCGCACGGCTACACACGTATTTCTCGCAACGCGTCGAGCGCCTCGAAGCGGCGCAGGAACCGGCGGGCGGCTGGCACGCCATCGATGCCACTGGACGGCGGATCGCCTCGGGCGCGGTCGTCATCCTTGCCAATGCCCACGACGCATCGCGTCTCGCCCGTTTGCAGCATGCTCCTACCGAAAGCGTGCGCGGTCAGCTCACGCTGCTTCCCGGCTCGCTATTCCCGACACTGACGATTCCGCTGATCGGCGGCGCGTACCTGACGCCCACCGCGGACGGCGCCCTCACCGGCGCCAGCTATGGCATAGGCGACACCCGCACCGCGCTGGATCCCGACGAACACCTGGAAAATCTGCAACGTCTCGCCGCCCTGCTGCGCACGTCGCCCGTGCCTTCCGGGTCCCCGGCATCGCGCATCGCCGAAGCGAGCGCTTATTCCCCCACAACCCCGGAACCGCCGGGCAGCGCGACCGACGCCAGCGCATCCACGCCATTCGGGCTGGATCCGGCGCGAATGGCGGGTCGGGTCGCATTTCGATGCGTCACCGGCGACCGTCTGCCAATGATAGGACCGCTGGGCGATGAGGAAACAGCGCAAGCGCGCGCGCATGCGCTGACCGGCGCCCAGCCACTCGATCTGCCCCGCGCCAGCGGCCTATATGGCGCATTCGGCTATGGCTCCCGGGGACTGCTCTGGTCGGCGATAGGAGCCGAACTCATCGCCAGCCAGATCGAAGGCGAACCGCCGCCTCTGGAATCCGACTTGATCGACGCCATCGATCCGGCCCGTTTCCTCATGCGAAACCTGCGTCGCGGCAAGCTTTTCTAG
- a CDS encoding HU family DNA-binding protein: MNKQELIDQVVKKTGQSKGSITEALDAVTEAIKTAIAEGDTIQLVGFGSFSRGERAAREGRNPKTGESLQIAAAYTAKFTAGKAFKDAINVKSSKSK, encoded by the coding sequence ATGAACAAACAAGAACTGATTGACCAAGTCGTCAAGAAGACCGGCCAGAGCAAGGGCTCGATCACGGAAGCGCTGGATGCCGTGACCGAAGCCATCAAGACCGCCATTGCCGAGGGCGATACGATCCAGCTCGTCGGTTTCGGCAGCTTCAGCCGTGGCGAACGCGCCGCGCGTGAAGGCCGCAATCCGAAGACGGGTGAATCGCTGCAGATCGCTGCTGCCTATACCGCGAAGTTTACGGCGGGCAAGGCGTTCAAGGACGCCATCAACGTCAAGAGCAGCAAGAGCAAGTAA
- a CDS encoding lytic transglycosylase domain-containing protein, translating to MPRPPWPWRRWSALVFASAASSTPVHAATDCFTAAGSYQGVNPLILRAIAWQESRDAPGALHRNQNGSIDYGLMQINSIHLPALAQYGISSNKLMDPCASVYIAAWHLRQKMNKYGNSWAAVGAYHSETPALRDKYAQQIVAILRRWNVIPSER from the coding sequence CTGCCGCGGCCGCCCTGGCCGTGGCGGCGGTGGAGCGCGCTCGTTTTCGCCAGCGCGGCATCGAGCACACCGGTTCATGCCGCCACGGACTGTTTCACGGCAGCCGGCAGCTACCAGGGGGTCAACCCACTGATTTTACGAGCGATAGCCTGGCAGGAGTCGCGGGATGCCCCGGGTGCGCTGCACCGCAACCAGAATGGTTCGATCGATTACGGCCTCATGCAGATCAACTCGATCCATCTGCCGGCGCTCGCGCAATACGGCATTTCGAGCAACAAACTGATGGACCCGTGCGCGAGCGTCTATATCGCTGCCTGGCACTTGCGGCAAAAAATGAACAAATATGGGAACAGCTGGGCGGCGGTGGGGGCCTATCATTCGGAAACGCCCGCGCTGCGCGACAAGTATGCGCAGCAGATCGTCGCGATTCTGAGGCGCTGGAACGTGATCCCGTCCGAGCGCTAG
- the gspD gene encoding type II secretion system secretin GspD, giving the protein MINQYWSERPVRRTIVAALLAAALTSSHMAFADVTLNFANADIDQIARAIGAATGKTIIVDPRVKGQLSLQSERPVSDEQALKTLQSALRMQGFSLLQDHGVLKVVPEADAKLQGVPTFLGNRPQARGDQVVTQVFQLRNESANNLLPILRPLISPNNTVSAYPANNTLVVTDYADNVRRIASIIAGIDTPAGSAIEVIPLSNASAVDVAASAQKLLDPSAIGSTDATLKVNVSVDTRTNSVILRASNSARMALAKSLIRKLDAPTRQRGNIHVVPLRSADATELAKTLRAMMGSAGNSGSGKASGTDLFSSNSASGGSSSSGGLANSNGSLPPLPSGTGSTSSTSSSGTSSGTGTTGGLLGASSGTGGASGSSAGSGSSDESSSGGMVQADAPTNSLIITAPEPVYQNLRNVIDQLDARRAQVYIESLILEVSSTDTDQFGIQWLTSAGLTAAATTTSGIGIVRTFSSILGSGGLFQALSNKSDVNVLSTPNLVTLDNQEARILVGTNIPLKTGSIANTTSTTSAYNTYDRKDVGIMLNVRPQISQGGTIKLQIYQEDSSVDPTTATADAGYTINKRSLQSTVLVDNGQIIVLGGLIRDSYTNGNSKVPWLGNIPVLGSLFRAENKTRTKTDLMVFLRPVIIRDSDTSREVSLDRYDYMRAQSANYRSDNRLILDRNVPMPPPIESPTDPNNTVRVPGLMDWNHSTRSASGPYVSPNVLDQPPYQPDPALIPGAGAAGNGTQGRANSASGKRPPPVETDQGARP; this is encoded by the coding sequence ATGATCAATCAATACTGGAGTGAACGGCCCGTCAGGCGCACGATCGTTGCCGCCCTGCTCGCCGCGGCATTGACGTCATCGCACATGGCTTTCGCAGACGTCACGCTCAATTTTGCCAATGCCGACATCGACCAGATCGCCCGGGCGATCGGCGCGGCCACTGGCAAGACGATCATCGTCGACCCGCGGGTCAAGGGTCAGCTCAGTCTGCAATCGGAACGACCCGTTTCCGACGAACAGGCGCTGAAGACCCTGCAATCGGCATTGCGCATGCAGGGTTTCTCGCTGCTGCAGGATCACGGTGTGCTGAAGGTGGTGCCCGAGGCCGACGCCAAGCTGCAGGGGGTACCGACCTTCCTCGGCAATCGGCCGCAGGCGCGGGGCGACCAGGTCGTCACCCAGGTCTTTCAGTTGCGCAACGAGTCGGCGAACAATCTGTTGCCGATTCTCCGCCCGCTGATTTCGCCGAACAATACGGTTTCGGCCTATCCGGCGAACAATACGCTGGTCGTGACCGATTACGCCGACAACGTGCGACGCATCGCGTCTATCATCGCCGGCATCGATACGCCCGCCGGATCCGCCATCGAGGTCATCCCGCTGAGCAACGCCAGCGCGGTGGACGTGGCGGCAAGCGCGCAAAAACTGCTCGACCCCAGCGCGATCGGCAGCACCGATGCGACGCTGAAGGTCAATGTCAGCGTCGATACACGGACCAATTCCGTCATTCTGCGCGCGAGCAATTCGGCACGCATGGCGCTCGCGAAGTCGCTGATCAGGAAACTCGACGCGCCCACCCGCCAGCGCGGCAATATCCACGTGGTGCCGCTGCGCAGCGCGGACGCGACGGAATTGGCGAAAACGCTGCGCGCCATGATGGGTAGCGCCGGCAATTCGGGAAGCGGCAAGGCCAGCGGCACGGATCTGTTCAGTTCGAACAGCGCATCGGGAGGGTCGTCGAGTTCCGGTGGCCTGGCCAACAGCAACGGCAGCCTGCCGCCGCTGCCCTCCGGCACCGGTTCGACATCCAGCACCAGCAGCTCGGGCACGAGTTCGGGAACGGGTACGACGGGGGGCCTGCTGGGGGCATCTTCCGGTACCGGCGGTGCCAGCGGCAGCAGCGCCGGCAGCGGTTCGTCCGACGAAAGCAGCTCCGGCGGCATGGTTCAGGCGGATGCACCGACGAATTCGCTGATCATCACCGCGCCGGAACCGGTCTATCAGAATTTGAGAAATGTGATCGATCAACTGGATGCGCGCCGCGCACAGGTGTATATCGAGTCGCTGATCCTCGAAGTCTCGTCGACCGATACCGACCAGTTCGGTATTCAGTGGCTGACGTCGGCGGGCCTCACCGCGGCGGCGACGACGACGAGCGGCATCGGTATCGTGCGGACGTTCAGCAGCATCCTCGGTTCCGGGGGACTCTTTCAGGCGCTGTCGAACAAGAGCGACGTCAACGTGCTCTCGACGCCGAATCTGGTGACCCTCGACAACCAGGAAGCACGCATCCTGGTGGGAACGAACATCCCGTTGAAGACCGGTTCGATCGCCAACACCACGTCGACGACCTCCGCGTACAACACCTACGACCGCAAGGACGTGGGGATCATGCTCAACGTGCGCCCGCAGATCAGCCAGGGCGGCACCATCAAGCTGCAGATCTACCAGGAAGATTCGAGCGTCGATCCGACGACCGCGACCGCGGACGCCGGGTACACGATCAACAAACGGTCCCTGCAATCGACGGTGCTGGTCGACAATGGTCAGATCATCGTCCTGGGCGGTTTGATCCGCGACTCCTATACGAACGGCAATTCGAAGGTACCGTGGCTGGGTAACATCCCCGTGCTCGGCTCGTTGTTTCGCGCGGAGAACAAAACGCGCACCAAGACCGATTTGATGGTGTTCCTGCGGCCGGTGATCATCCGCGATTCGGACACGTCGCGGGAAGTCTCGCTGGACCGCTACGATTACATGCGGGCGCAGTCGGCGAATTATCGCAGCGACAATCGCCTGATTCTCGACAGGAACGTGCCGATGCCGCCGCCGATCGAATCGCCGACGGATCCGAACAATACCGTCCGCGTGCCGGGTTTGATGGACTGGAACCACAGCACGCGCAGCGCGAGCGGTCCCTACGTTTCGCCGAACGTGCTGGACCAACCGCCGTACCAGCCGGATCCGGCATTGATTCCCGGCGCGGGTGCCGCCGGCAACGGAACGCAGGGTCGTGCGAATAGCGCATCGGGCAAGCGGCCGCCGCCGGTGGAGACGGACCAAGGGGCCCGGCCGTGA
- the gspE gene encoding type II secretion system ATPase GspE — MRGAGVRAPERAAPSPLAARMLNYGFARSGQLLIARQDAHGLEVWTSERTRPAALAEVARRFGALRVVRIDGEELTTAINRAYSLQDSSAAQIVGEVEGEVDLSRLMQDIPEIEDLLESEDDAPIIRMINALLTQAAREGASDIHIEPFEQSSVVRFRVDGALRDIVRPKKALHGALISRIKIMAQLDIAEKRLPQDGRITLRVGGRPVDVRVSTLPTGHGERAVLRMLEKDAQRLNLEALGMAADTRAQFDRLIGKPHGIVLVTGPTGSGKTTTLYAALSRLETTATNIMTVEDPIEYDLTGIGQTQVNDRIGMNFARALRSILRQDPDVIMIGEIRDLETAQIAVQASLTGHLVLATLHTNDAASAVTRLTDMGVEPYLLASSLLGVLAQRLVRQLCPACRIERDGSWHPVGCDRCNQTGYQGRRGVYELLTMDDRVRRMIHDEQSDAELLSAGREGGMRTLREDADRWLSSGVTSMEEVLRVTGDV; from the coding sequence GTGAGGGGCGCCGGCGTACGCGCACCTGAACGGGCGGCGCCTTCGCCACTCGCCGCGCGCATGCTGAACTACGGCTTCGCGCGCAGCGGTCAGTTGCTGATCGCGCGTCAGGACGCACACGGTCTCGAGGTCTGGACCAGCGAGCGCACCCGCCCGGCCGCGCTGGCCGAGGTGGCACGCCGTTTCGGCGCGCTGCGCGTGGTGCGTATCGACGGCGAAGAGTTGACGACGGCGATCAACCGGGCATATTCGCTGCAGGACAGCAGCGCCGCGCAGATCGTCGGCGAAGTCGAAGGGGAAGTCGACCTGTCGCGCTTGATGCAGGACATCCCGGAAATCGAGGATCTGCTGGAATCGGAGGACGATGCACCCATCATCCGGATGATCAACGCGCTGCTGACGCAGGCCGCGCGCGAAGGCGCTTCGGATATCCACATCGAGCCGTTCGAACAGTCGTCGGTGGTACGGTTTCGCGTCGATGGCGCCCTGCGCGACATCGTGCGGCCGAAAAAGGCGCTGCACGGCGCGCTGATCTCGCGCATCAAGATCATGGCGCAACTCGACATCGCCGAAAAGCGGCTGCCCCAGGACGGGCGCATCACGCTGCGCGTCGGTGGCCGGCCGGTGGACGTGCGCGTCTCCACCCTGCCTACCGGTCATGGCGAGCGCGCGGTGCTGCGGATGCTCGAAAAGGACGCGCAGCGGCTGAACCTCGAAGCGCTCGGCATGGCCGCCGACACGCGTGCGCAATTCGACCGGTTGATCGGCAAGCCGCACGGCATCGTGCTGGTGACCGGCCCGACGGGTTCGGGCAAGACCACCACGCTGTACGCGGCGCTGTCGCGGCTTGAAACCACCGCGACGAACATCATGACGGTCGAGGATCCGATCGAATACGATCTGACCGGCATCGGCCAGACGCAGGTGAACGACCGGATCGGGATGAATTTCGCGCGAGCGCTGCGTTCGATCCTGCGGCAGGACCCGGATGTCATCATGATCGGCGAAATCCGCGACCTGGAAACCGCGCAGATCGCGGTGCAGGCCTCGCTGACCGGGCATCTGGTGCTGGCCACGCTGCACACGAACGACGCCGCGTCGGCGGTGACGCGTCTGACCGACATGGGCGTCGAACCCTATCTGCTGGCCTCCAGCCTGCTGGGCGTGCTGGCGCAACGGTTGGTACGTCAGCTTTGCCCGGCGTGCCGGATCGAGCGCGACGGATCCTGGCATCCCGTGGGATGCGACCGTTGCAACCAGACGGGTTACCAGGGGCGCCGCGGCGTCTATGAACTGCTGACGATGGACGACCGGGTGCGCCGCATGATCCACGACGAGCAAAGCGATGCGGAGTTGCTGAGCGCGGGGCGCGAGGGCGGCATGCGCACGCTGCGCGAGGATGCCGACCGGTGGTTGTCGAGCGGCGTGACCTCGATGGAAGAAGTGCTGCGCGTGACCGGCGACGTTTGA
- the gspF gene encoding type II secretion system inner membrane protein GspF, producing the protein MPAFRFEAIDTAGKTQRGVIDAESARNARGALRAQGLAPLVVEPAGRAQQAGRGQRLSLGRKLSTREQALFTRQLASLLVAGLPLDEALAVLSEQAEREYVRELVAAIRAEVVGGQSLAGALALHARDFPDIYRALVSAGEHTGKLGLVLGRLADYIEQRNALRQKILLAFTYPIVVTVVAIGIVSFLLSYVVPQVVNVFVGSKQALPLITVMMLGLSNFLRGWWWAVLLVAGGVFWIGRQILSMPGPRLGFDHWLLGALVVGRLVRGYNTVRFASTLAILSAAGVPILRALQAAGETLSNTAMRAVIDDAIVRVREGTSLSRALANTRTFPPVLVHLIRSGEATGDVTTMLDRAAAGESAELERRTMFLTTLLEPLLILAMGGIVLLIVLAVMMPIIQLNQMVQ; encoded by the coding sequence ATGCCAGCCTTTCGCTTTGAAGCCATCGATACCGCCGGCAAGACGCAGCGCGGCGTCATCGACGCCGAGAGCGCGCGCAATGCGCGTGGCGCGTTGCGCGCGCAGGGTCTCGCGCCGCTGGTGGTCGAGCCGGCTGGCCGTGCCCAGCAGGCCGGACGGGGCCAGCGTCTGTCGCTGGGCCGCAAGCTTTCGACGCGCGAACAGGCCTTGTTCACGCGGCAACTGGCGAGCCTGCTGGTGGCCGGGCTGCCGCTCGACGAAGCGCTGGCGGTACTGTCCGAGCAGGCCGAACGCGAATATGTCAGGGAACTCGTCGCGGCGATTCGCGCGGAAGTGGTCGGCGGGCAATCGCTGGCGGGCGCCCTGGCGCTGCACGCGCGCGATTTCCCCGACATCTACCGCGCGCTGGTGTCCGCCGGCGAGCATACCGGCAAGCTCGGTCTGGTGCTGGGGCGTCTGGCCGACTACATCGAGCAGCGCAATGCGTTGCGACAGAAAATCCTGCTGGCCTTCACCTATCCGATCGTCGTGACGGTGGTGGCCATCGGCATCGTCAGCTTCCTGCTCAGCTACGTGGTGCCGCAGGTGGTCAACGTTTTCGTGGGCAGCAAGCAGGCATTGCCGCTGATCACCGTGATGATGCTCGGCCTGTCGAATTTCCTGCGCGGCTGGTGGTGGGCGGTACTGCTGGTGGCGGGCGGGGTGTTCTGGATCGGCCGGCAGATATTGTCGATGCCGGGTCCCCGGCTGGGGTTCGATCACTGGCTGCTGGGCGCGCTGGTGGTGGGACGGCTCGTGCGCGGCTACAACACGGTGCGTTTCGCGAGCACGCTGGCGATCCTGTCGGCGGCCGGGGTACCGATTCTGCGCGCGCTTCAGGCCGCGGGCGAGACGCTCAGCAACACGGCGATGCGGGCGGTGATCGACGATGCGATCGTCAGGGTGCGCGAAGGCACGTCGTTGTCCCGGGCACTGGCGAACACGCGCACGTTTCCGCCGGTGCTGGTGCATCTGATTCGTTCCGGCGAGGCGACCGGAGACGTGACGACGATGCTCGACCGCGCGGCCGCCGGCGAATCCGCGGAACTGGAGCGACGCACGATGTTCCTGACGACCTTGCTCGAACCGTTGCTGATCCTGGCGATGGGCGGCATCGTGCTGTTGATCGTGCTGGCGGTGATGATGCCGATCATCCAGCTCAACCAGATGGTGCAATGA
- a CDS encoding type II secretion system protein N: protein MNRLSFSIVSLAALGLFCATLTYWVIKLATPLPVPVGAASVQAPVSLSAAAGLFGDDRAQDSRLRLSGILSLGGGRGAAAIISVDNGPSQAIAVGNHVGSDITLSEVRANSVIVDRNGARSEVTLPAPVAGPGAAGGTIYMH from the coding sequence ATGAACCGACTTTCCTTCTCGATCGTCTCGCTCGCCGCACTGGGTCTTTTCTGTGCGACGCTGACCTACTGGGTCATCAAGCTCGCCACGCCGTTGCCCGTGCCCGTCGGCGCGGCCAGCGTGCAGGCGCCCGTTTCGCTGAGCGCGGCGGCCGGCCTGTTCGGGGACGACCGCGCCCAGGACAGCCGCCTGCGCCTGTCCGGCATCCTGTCGCTGGGCGGCGGGCGCGGCGCGGCGGCGATCATCAGCGTCGACAACGGCCCGTCGCAGGCGATCGCGGTTGGCAATCACGTCGGCAGCGACATCACGCTGTCGGAAGTGCGCGCGAACTCGGTGATCGTCGACCGCAACGGCGCCCGCAGCGAAGTCACGTTGCCGGCGCCCGTCGCCGGCCCGGGCGCCGCGGGCGGAACGATCTACATGCACTAG
- the gspG gene encoding type II secretion system major pseudopilin GspG, translating into MGRDFCRTPGQTRGRGFTLIEVMVVIAIIGILAALIVPKIMSRPDQARRVAATQDIATVMQALKLYRLDNGRYPTTDQGLRALVEKPGTEPVPNNWKDGGYVERLPSDPWGNPYQYLNPGVHGEVDVFSYGADGKAGGEGNDADIGSWQ; encoded by the coding sequence TTGGGCCGCGATTTCTGCCGGACTCCCGGTCAGACACGCGGCCGTGGTTTCACGCTCATCGAGGTGATGGTCGTGATCGCGATCATCGGCATCCTGGCCGCGCTGATCGTACCGAAGATCATGAGCCGTCCGGACCAGGCGCGGCGTGTCGCCGCCACCCAGGACATCGCGACGGTCATGCAGGCGCTGAAACTGTACCGGCTCGACAACGGCCGTTATCCGACGACCGATCAGGGACTGCGCGCGCTGGTCGAGAAGCCGGGCACCGAGCCGGTGCCGAACAACTGGAAGGACGGCGGCTATGTCGAACGTCTGCCCAGCGATCCGTGGGGCAACCCGTACCAGTACCTGAACCCCGGCGTGCACGGCGAGGTCGACGTTTTCAGTTATGGCGCCGACGGCAAGGCCGGTGGCGAGGGCAACGACGCGGATATCGGCTCGTGGCAGTGA